A part of Capsicum annuum cultivar UCD-10X-F1 chromosome 6, UCD10Xv1.1, whole genome shotgun sequence genomic DNA contains:
- the LOC107874440 gene encoding histone H4, whose protein sequence is MSGRGKGGKGLGKGGAKRHRKVLRDNIQGITKPAIRRLARRGGVKRISGLIYEETRGVLKIFLENVIRDAVTYTEHARRKTVTAMDVVYALKRQGRTLYGFGG, encoded by the coding sequence ATGTCAGGAAGAGGAAAGGGAGGCAAAGGATTGGGCAAAGGAGGAGCCAAGAGGCACAGGAAGGTACTAAGGGACAACATCCAAGGAATCACAAAGCCAGCTATTCGTAGGCTTGCTCGTAGAGGTGGTGTGAAGCGTATTTCTGGATTGATTTACGAGGAGACTCGTGGTGTACTGAAGATTTTCTTGGAGAATGTGATACGTGATGCAGTGACATACACAGAGCATGCTAGGAGAAAGACAGTTACTGCTATGGATGTGGTTTATGCCCTCAAGAGGCAAGGAAGAACTCTTTATGGATTTGGGGGTTAG